A single genomic interval of Patescibacteria group bacterium harbors:
- a CDS encoding glycosyltransferase family 2 protein gives MLSIIIVNHNHRNYLKQCLKNIVEANINLDFEVIIIDNNSKDTSKKFLSEFNMPSLKFRVILNNKNYGFAKANNQGIKLAQGKYVLVLNPDVIVLKDSVEKLYKFLGENNEAAMVGPKLLNPNGTIQYSCCKFPYWYMPILRRTFLGKLPFLKNKLGKYLMSDWKHNEAREVDWLLGAALMIKKEVLEKINYFDERFFLYFEDTDLARRIWKFGKKVYYLPEAQMYHFHQRLSAERSASPTLLSRITWIHIASGIKYFCKWLNPRL, from the coding sequence ATGTTATCCATAATCATTGTTAATCACAATCATCGAAATTATTTAAAGCAATGTTTGAAAAATATTGTTGAGGCCAATATCAATCTTGATTTTGAGGTGATTATTATTGATAATAATTCAAAAGATACAAGCAAAAAGTTTTTGTCAGAATTTAATATGCCGTCTCTAAAATTCAGAGTTATTTTAAATAATAAGAATTATGGTTTTGCCAAGGCTAATAATCAGGGGATTAAATTGGCTCAAGGAAAATATGTTTTAGTTTTAAATCCGGACGTGATTGTTTTAAAAGATTCAGTGGAAAAACTTTATAAATTTTTAGGAGAAAATAATGAAGCGGCAATGGTTGGTCCCAAGCTTTTAAATCCCAACGGAACGATTCAGTATTCTTGTTGTAAATTTCCTTACTGGTATATGCCGATTCTCCGCCGAACTTTTTTAGGGAAGCTTCCTTTTTTGAAAAATAAATTGGGTAAATATTTAATGTCAGATTGGAAACACAATGAAGCAAGAGAAGTGGATTGGCTTTTGGGCGCGGCCTTGATGATTAAAAAAGAAGTTTTGGAAAAAATCAATTATTTTGATGAAAGATTTTTTCTTTATTTCGAAGACACTGATTTAGCGAGACGGATTTGGAAATTCGGCAAGAAAGTTTATTACTTGCCAGAAGCTCAAATGTATCATTTTCATCAGCGGCTCTCGGCGGAACGCAGCGCCAGTCCGACTTTATTGTCCAGAATTACCTGGATTCATATTGCCAGCGGAATCAAATATTTTTGTAAATGGCTTAACCCTCGGCTGTAG